One stretch of Aquimarina sp. Aq107 DNA includes these proteins:
- a CDS encoding glycosyltransferase family 2 protein, whose amino-acid sequence MNPIIKVIIPAFNEQDSIGHVINEIPDLVSEIIVVSNSSTDNTEEVARQAGATVLKEERMGYGYACLKGLDYVASQQAVPEIIVFLDGDFSDYPEELTKIVAPIIDQDIDMVIGARDKKLRESGSMTIPQIFGNWLATSLMKLFFGAKFTDLGPFRAIKYDKLLELNMQDKTYGWTVEMQLKAIKRSFSYIEVPVRYKKRIGVSKVSGTIKGAIFAGVKILSWIFKYSFA is encoded by the coding sequence ATGAATCCCATAATCAAAGTAATCATACCTGCCTTTAATGAGCAAGACTCTATAGGCCACGTAATTAATGAAATTCCTGATTTAGTTTCTGAAATAATTGTGGTAAGTAATAGCTCTACGGATAATACCGAAGAGGTAGCAAGACAGGCTGGAGCTACTGTACTAAAAGAAGAAAGAATGGGATACGGATATGCTTGTTTAAAAGGACTTGATTATGTTGCCTCACAACAAGCTGTTCCAGAAATAATAGTTTTTCTGGATGGTGATTTTAGCGATTACCCTGAAGAATTGACAAAAATAGTCGCACCTATAATAGATCAAGATATTGATATGGTAATAGGTGCTAGAGATAAAAAATTACGAGAGTCGGGATCAATGACAATCCCTCAGATTTTCGGTAATTGGCTTGCAACAAGCTTAATGAAATTGTTTTTTGGTGCAAAATTTACAGATCTTGGACCTTTTAGAGCAATTAAATATGATAAGCTTTTAGAACTGAATATGCAGGATAAAACATATGGCTGGACTGTAGAAATGCAGTTAAAAGCAATAAAAAGGAGTTTTTCCTATATAGAAGTTCCGGTTCGATACAAAAAGAGAATAGGTGTCTCAAAAGTTTCAGGAACCATAAAAGGTGCTATCTTTGCAGGCGTTAAGATTTTAAGTTGGATTTTTAAATATAGCTTTGCGTAA
- a CDS encoding toxin-antitoxin system YwqK family antitoxin yields MKYVLYIVISFVCFSFQTSVEKEYHKEYYNDGSIKSEGWKMDGQKIDYWYSYYPNGTISEQGHFWNNKKQGYWYFYSSSNKLIKEGHFINDKAEKWWIIYDIAASNKKNRVTRKYQYKNNQKNGYCLLYKNDKLFKAEKYVDDQKTGEWTDVFSFKKDNPNASL; encoded by the coding sequence ATGAAATACGTACTTTATATTGTTATTTCCTTTGTATGCTTTTCCTTTCAAACTTCTGTAGAAAAAGAATATCATAAAGAATACTACAATGATGGATCTATAAAATCCGAAGGTTGGAAAATGGATGGCCAAAAAATAGATTATTGGTATTCTTATTACCCTAACGGTACTATTTCTGAGCAGGGACATTTTTGGAATAATAAAAAACAAGGGTATTGGTATTTCTACTCATCAAGTAATAAACTAATCAAAGAAGGACATTTTATAAACGATAAAGCAGAAAAATGGTGGATTATTTACGATATTGCCGCAAGTAATAAGAAAAATCGTGTTACTAGAAAGTACCAATATAAAAATAATCAAAAAAACGGGTATTGCCTTTTATATAAAAATGATAAGCTTTTTAAAGCAGAAAAATACGTTGACGATCAGAAAACCGGAGAATGGACAGATGTTTTTAGCTTCAAAAAAGACAACCCCAACGCTTCGCTATAA
- a CDS encoding sensor histidine kinase KdpD has product MKLKLLTFDSTWKYDRVLAPFFCVILPATALHGYIEYLNTGFSLYFYRDIANIIILTLGLVILKLDLITKKGLIVISLYTIRFAIDYTFIVGYFDSSFAFEYNFIHVQMIFATVIFAAGTLIHARHLFILNTMNILFVICCALTIGNEHSVMRFIFCGVLVSGGGFIAYAGKKFVQSLFRKIKSARVLIEKQNTELKKMNATKDQLFRIIGHDLRTPFHQMNLLIELISESKDENEKLEYLTLIKESATQGNELLEDLLSWDEKDVDHSDINLEEFSIAKIVNKTFEFYKFNSDVKEITLINEVPENIKLRISNSMMETVFRNLIGNAIKFSHPKSKIIVNCSINNNHINISVVDKGVGISSEQLKVLFSDQVKSTSGTADEKGTGYGLGIVKKLVEQQMGSLSIDSELKKGTKVVLTFPLVA; this is encoded by the coding sequence ATGAAGTTGAAGCTATTAACATTTGATAGTACCTGGAAATATGATAGAGTATTAGCACCTTTTTTCTGTGTGATACTTCCAGCTACGGCACTTCATGGTTATATAGAATATTTAAATACTGGATTTAGTCTGTATTTCTACAGGGATATTGCTAATATTATCATTCTTACTTTAGGACTAGTAATCCTCAAGCTTGATTTAATAACTAAAAAGGGATTAATCGTGATATCTTTATACACTATTAGATTTGCTATTGATTACACTTTTATTGTTGGTTATTTTGATTCCAGTTTTGCGTTTGAATATAATTTTATACACGTTCAAATGATTTTTGCTACGGTTATATTTGCTGCAGGTACGTTGATTCATGCGAGGCATCTTTTTATATTAAATACGATGAATATTTTGTTTGTCATCTGTTGTGCATTAACAATTGGTAATGAACATTCGGTTATGAGATTTATCTTTTGCGGAGTTTTGGTTTCTGGAGGTGGGTTTATAGCCTATGCAGGTAAAAAGTTTGTACAATCACTTTTTAGAAAAATTAAGTCTGCAAGAGTATTGATTGAGAAACAAAATACTGAGTTAAAAAAGATGAATGCCACAAAAGACCAGTTGTTTAGAATTATTGGTCATGATTTGAGAACCCCCTTTCATCAAATGAATTTGCTAATCGAGCTTATTTCAGAAAGTAAGGATGAGAATGAAAAGTTAGAATACCTTACTCTTATAAAAGAATCAGCTACTCAAGGAAACGAACTTTTGGAAGATTTGTTAAGCTGGGATGAGAAAGATGTGGATCATAGTGATATAAACTTAGAAGAGTTTTCAATTGCAAAAATTGTAAATAAGACTTTCGAGTTTTATAAGTTTAATAGCGATGTTAAAGAAATCACGTTGATTAATGAGGTGCCAGAAAATATAAAATTGAGAATCAGTAATTCTATGATGGAAACTGTTTTTAGAAACCTAATTGGAAATGCTATTAAGTTTTCTCATCCAAAATCGAAAATTATAGTTAATTGTAGTATTAATAATAACCATATTAACATATCGGTGGTAGATAAAGGCGTAGGTATAAGTTCAGAACAATTGAAAGTTCTATTTTCTGATCAGGTTAAATCAACATCCGGAACCGCTGACGAAAAAGGAACTGGCTACGGATTAGGAATTGTAAAAAAACTTGTAGAACAACAAATGGGCTCACTTTCAATTGATAGTGAATTGAAAAAAGGAACAAAAGTAGTACTCACTTTTCCTTTAGTTGCTTAA
- a CDS encoding sensor histidine kinase KdpD: MNSTSKKLPGFFQFDKVLFTVMFIALPGIILDGLVEFNEAGLSAYFNRAVVTFSIVTLGLILQRSGFIRKSKLLTLSVYTIVLGMMSTIFFGVDDPNFIFESFFLKVEVIVSLLFFAVGMLVHFRHIIFLLTINFLFIGLCMFYYPNFPLEKFAFYFVIVSGGGLMAYFCQRLLVQLSRKVKEANRLISIKNEELKEMNQSKDDLFRIIGHDLRTPFYQLRSLIDMVDEVENDEERDEIRNMIRQAADKGNNLLEDLLEWGNIYKKQSQVLLETKEISVIVDKVFAFSDLKTKNKEISLINKLPRDLKVTINPAMMETVMRNLIANAIKFSHRGSDIIVKSEKIGGQVRIAIEDNGIGMCNDSLYNLFEKEKNNSTTGTENERGTGFGLSIAKKLVEKQNGVLEIESEYNKGTTINLYFPNTMSA; the protein is encoded by the coding sequence ATGAATAGTACATCTAAAAAGTTACCCGGATTTTTTCAGTTTGATAAGGTTTTGTTTACCGTAATGTTTATTGCATTACCAGGAATAATACTTGATGGCTTAGTTGAGTTTAATGAAGCTGGATTAAGTGCTTATTTTAATAGAGCTGTTGTCACATTTTCTATAGTTACTCTTGGTTTAATATTGCAGAGAAGCGGTTTTATTAGAAAATCAAAACTTCTTACTTTATCCGTATATACTATCGTTTTAGGAATGATGTCCACTATATTTTTCGGTGTAGATGATCCTAATTTTATATTTGAATCATTTTTCCTAAAAGTAGAAGTAATTGTATCTCTTTTGTTTTTTGCAGTAGGTATGTTGGTTCATTTTAGGCATATAATTTTCTTGCTAACGATTAATTTTCTTTTTATAGGATTATGTATGTTTTATTATCCTAACTTTCCTTTAGAGAAGTTTGCTTTTTATTTTGTTATTGTTAGTGGTGGTGGTCTTATGGCATATTTCTGTCAGCGTTTATTGGTACAGTTATCTAGAAAAGTTAAAGAAGCAAATAGATTAATAAGTATCAAGAATGAAGAATTAAAAGAAATGAATCAATCCAAAGATGATTTGTTTAGGATTATAGGTCACGATCTTAGGACTCCATTTTATCAACTTAGATCATTAATTGACATGGTAGATGAAGTAGAGAATGATGAAGAAAGAGATGAGATACGAAATATGATAAGACAAGCTGCTGATAAAGGGAATAATTTGTTGGAAGATTTGTTAGAGTGGGGAAACATTTACAAAAAACAATCACAAGTTTTACTGGAGACAAAAGAGATTTCTGTTATCGTGGATAAAGTTTTTGCGTTTTCTGATTTAAAAACAAAAAATAAAGAGATTAGTCTAATAAATAAGTTGCCTAGAGATCTAAAAGTAACTATAAATCCAGCAATGATGGAAACTGTAATGAGAAATTTGATAGCAAATGCCATTAAGTTTTCCCACCGAGGTTCTGACATTATTGTAAAATCAGAAAAAATAGGTGGACAGGTAAGAATAGCTATAGAGGATAATGGAATCGGAATGTGCAATGATAGCCTTTATAATCTTTTTGAAAAAGAGAAAAACAATTCTACTACTGGTACAGAAAATGAAAGAGGTACAGGATTTGGTTTAAGTATAGCTAAAAAACTAGTAGAAAAACAGAATGGAGTCTTAGAAATAGAAAGCGAATACAATAAAGGAACAACGATTAATTTATATTTCCCAAATACAATGAGTGCCTAA
- a CDS encoding 4Fe-4S dicluster domain-containing protein, protein MAVERNMALTGQPPKSLNTKQKIGVLVGMTGLLILLLATFNLNLPNKATWLTLSLSAITIGIVIFSKGTYDKKLEGIKNDAVWFNSISSRGVLAWIAGIVLTGFYVVLYFFADLLGLGQGVDGANTGLIALFDPLSYAFKNEQASQWFVYGTLYTIAIIGFGIKFIMKYKHNRYEQLRTVSVIFFQTAFAFVIPELMARLNSDTFSLPYNDLKNMWPLNYYAFEQWRVDQFINAQNIGLFFLILAVLMVFVISPWLTYKYGKRWYCSWVCGCGGLAETAGDSFRQLSDKSVKAWKIERWMIHTVLVFSVIMTVATISTFLGYDATKYWFTKNVFLISVGVFLTLLFAGILYYKRKQLNKSAVAGATGFFIFTIAFLILISFIDLSQIQIQAKYFSFGLNNNSYTGDSALRAFYGFGIGSIFSGVIGTGFYPILGNRVWCRMGCPMAGILGIQQRLFSKFRITTNGGQCISCGNCSTYCEMGIDVRSYAQKGENIVRSSCVGCGICSAVCPRGVLKLENDNLDGRINSNEILLGNDVDLMDYVNNK, encoded by the coding sequence ATGGCAGTAGAAAGAAACATGGCATTAACAGGACAACCTCCTAAGAGCCTAAATACGAAACAAAAGATTGGTGTTCTAGTTGGAATGACTGGACTACTTATATTATTACTAGCTACCTTTAATCTCAATTTACCTAATAAAGCTACTTGGCTTACCTTATCATTATCAGCTATAACTATAGGTATTGTTATCTTCTCTAAAGGTACATATGACAAAAAATTAGAAGGTATAAAAAATGATGCAGTTTGGTTTAATTCCATATCATCAAGAGGAGTCCTTGCTTGGATCGCCGGAATAGTACTTACAGGGTTTTATGTTGTCTTGTACTTTTTTGCTGATTTATTAGGTTTAGGACAAGGAGTAGATGGTGCTAATACCGGCTTAATTGCTTTATTTGACCCTTTGAGTTATGCGTTTAAAAATGAGCAAGCCAGTCAATGGTTCGTGTATGGAACATTGTATACTATAGCTATCATAGGGTTTGGAATAAAGTTTATAATGAAATATAAACATAATCGTTATGAACAACTGCGTACGGTGAGTGTTATATTTTTTCAAACCGCATTTGCTTTTGTGATTCCTGAATTAATGGCACGTTTAAATTCGGATACGTTCTCTTTACCTTATAATGATCTAAAAAATATGTGGCCGCTTAATTACTATGCGTTTGAACAATGGAGAGTAGATCAATTTATTAATGCACAAAATATTGGTTTATTCTTCTTAATCTTAGCTGTATTAATGGTGTTTGTAATTTCTCCTTGGTTAACATACAAATATGGAAAAAGATGGTACTGTTCTTGGGTTTGTGGTTGTGGAGGACTTGCAGAAACTGCAGGAGATTCTTTCCGTCAATTATCTGATAAGAGTGTAAAAGCATGGAAAATAGAAAGGTGGATGATCCATACGGTATTAGTGTTTTCAGTTATTATGACTGTTGCAACAATTTCAACCTTTTTAGGATATGACGCTACTAAATACTGGTTTACAAAAAATGTATTTTTAATAAGTGTAGGAGTATTTTTAACGTTACTTTTTGCAGGTATTTTGTATTATAAGAGAAAGCAACTTAACAAAAGTGCTGTTGCTGGGGCAACTGGCTTCTTCATCTTTACTATTGCATTTCTTATTTTAATCAGTTTTATCGACTTGAGTCAAATACAAATTCAGGCTAAATACTTCTCATTTGGCCTAAACAATAACAGCTATACTGGAGATAGTGCGCTTAGAGCTTTTTATGGTTTTGGTATTGGATCTATTTTCTCTGGTGTTATTGGTACTGGATTTTATCCAATTCTTGGAAATAGAGTTTGGTGTCGTATGGGTTGCCCAATGGCAGGGATATTAGGAATTCAACAAAGATTATTTTCTAAATTTAGAATTACTACTAATGGAGGTCAATGTATTTCTTGTGGTAATTGCTCCACCTATTGTGAAATGGGAATCGACGTAAGATCATATGCTCAAAAAGGAGAGAATATTGTACGATCAAGTTGTGTAGGATGTGGTATTTGTTCTGCGGTATGTCCAAGAGGTGTATTAAAATTAGAGAACGATAACTTAGATGGAAGAATCAATTCTAACGAGATTCTGTTAGGAAATGATGTAGATCTTATGGATTATGTGAATAATAAGTAA